The following coding sequences are from one Onychostoma macrolepis isolate SWU-2019 chromosome 24, ASM1243209v1, whole genome shotgun sequence window:
- the prlh2 gene encoding prolactin releasing hormone 2, whose amino-acid sequence MLPTAFTQPVTKCLIGSRLGTVAFLLLLILSATETSAHGTTVEHDLHIVHNVDNRSPEIDPFWYVGRGVRPIGRFGKRQSGGGLQPVVKSLELLLNTLRNKESLRAALAQDESDWLP is encoded by the exons ATGCTGCCCACCGCCTTCACTCAGCCGGTGACTAAGTGCCTGATTGGCTCGCGCTTGGGAACGGTCGCGTTCCTGCTGCTGCTAATTCTGTCCGCCACTGAGACTTCTGCACACGGTACCACAGTCGAGCACGACCTTCATATCGTCCACAACGTCGATAACAGAA GTCCAGAGATTGACCCGTTCTGGTATGTGGGGCGCGGTGTGAGACCTATCGGGCGGTTTGGGAAGAGACAGAGTGGAGGTGGTCTGCAGCCAGTGGTCAAATCTCTGGAGCTCCTGTTGAACACTCTCAGGAATAAGGAGAGCTTGAGGGCCGCGCTGGCACAGGATGAGTCAGATTGGTTACCATGA